Proteins encoded by one window of Sulfurospirillum barnesii SES-3:
- a CDS encoding sulfate adenylyltransferase yields the protein MESTRKNNQLYLDNEFLATLALAKEGILYPVDKLMNQAEAQEVEESGYYKGKPFPFPFIIAPAGEKNRETLEKAQKGETLDLFVDGKNRGFIIVEEVFKIDKKRRIEQLFGTYDLSNPETQIFLKRLGDYAICGEYEVWFDDIKQIKNKIEAAKQELDAKNVAAIMINANPFHRAHERVIRMTLEKYDLLVIFLLKPYKQDILSYDLRLRTLQYFVENYLPKNRVVIVPFENTYLFSSYKNAILDSICASNYGCNKLILGQHHSGIGAYYDKNEMKSLLDQYSDLAIEIEIIAEFVYCDECKTLVSTNTCPHGAHHHIKYHSKSLLEILKLGMLPPAIFMRKDISAMLLSELFKHRFDNISRIYDAIFPNNGLLENHDEKDFYLELMRLHQTTSLT from the coding sequence ATGGAATCAACAAGAAAAAATAATCAACTCTATCTTGATAATGAATTTTTAGCCACACTTGCCCTTGCCAAAGAGGGTATTTTATACCCTGTAGACAAGCTTATGAATCAAGCCGAAGCACAGGAAGTTGAAGAGAGTGGCTATTACAAAGGTAAGCCCTTTCCTTTTCCTTTTATTATTGCACCAGCGGGTGAAAAAAACAGAGAAACCCTTGAAAAGGCTCAAAAAGGGGAAACTTTAGACTTATTTGTTGATGGTAAAAACAGAGGTTTTATCATTGTAGAAGAAGTGTTTAAAATTGATAAGAAGCGACGGATTGAACAGCTTTTTGGAACGTATGACCTCTCTAACCCTGAAACGCAAATCTTTCTTAAGCGCTTGGGTGATTATGCCATATGCGGCGAATATGAAGTATGGTTTGATGATATTAAACAAATAAAAAATAAAATTGAAGCAGCAAAACAAGAGCTTGATGCTAAAAATGTTGCTGCAATTATGATCAATGCCAACCCCTTTCACCGTGCCCACGAAAGGGTTATTCGTATGACACTTGAGAAGTATGATTTATTGGTTATTTTCTTACTAAAACCTTATAAACAAGATATACTCTCTTATGATTTACGCCTTAGGACATTACAATATTTTGTAGAAAATTATCTTCCAAAAAATAGAGTAGTGATTGTTCCTTTTGAAAATACCTACCTCTTTTCAAGCTATAAAAATGCTATTTTAGACAGTATCTGTGCTTCAAATTATGGATGCAATAAGCTGATTTTAGGACAACACCACAGTGGTATTGGCGCCTATTATGACAAAAATGAGATGAAATCCTTGTTGGATCAATACAGTGACCTTGCCATTGAAATTGAAATTATTGCTGAATTTGTCTATTGCGATGAGTGTAAAACCTTGGTCAGCACAAATACCTGCCCACATGGTGCACACCATCACATTAAATACCATTCAAAATCCTTGCTAGAAATTTTAAAACTAGGCATGCTTCCTCCTGCTATTTTTATGCGAAAAGATATTTCGGCGATGCTTTTGAGTGAATTGTTTAAACACCGTTTTGACAATATCAGCAGAATTTACGATGCCATTTTCCCTAACAATGGACTTCTTGAAAACCATGATGAAAAAGATTTTTACCTTGAGCTCATGCGTTTGCACCAAACCACATCACTTACATAG
- a CDS encoding phosphatidylglycerophosphatase A family protein, translating into MRPNIFLTFFYSGLSPKASGTAGSLLALGMGVGIINYISMETLVLLTILFSLVGIKEINTYEAKSGNHDDKRIVIDEVVGMWIALILSSSTPIQIALSFIFFRLFDIWKPSVIGRIDRNIQGGLGVMGDDMVAGVLAGICSAGVFQLMGIAQNALLN; encoded by the coding sequence ATGCGCCCAAATATTTTTTTAACCTTTTTCTACTCTGGACTCTCTCCCAAAGCATCAGGTACAGCAGGTTCTCTACTGGCTTTGGGCATGGGTGTTGGTATTATTAATTATATTTCCATGGAAACCCTTGTCTTACTTACGATTCTCTTTAGTTTGGTTGGTATTAAAGAAATCAATACTTATGAAGCAAAAAGTGGCAATCACGATGACAAACGCATTGTAATTGATGAAGTGGTTGGAATGTGGATTGCGCTGATTTTAAGCTCGTCTACACCCATTCAAATTGCTCTAAGTTTTATATTTTTTCGTCTTTTTGATATTTGGAAACCCTCGGTTATTGGAAGAATTGATCGTAATATTCAAGGGGGACTTGGGGTCATGGGAGATGATATGGTAGCAGGTGTTCTTGCTGGAATTTGTAGTGCTGGTGTTTTTCAACTTATGGGTATCGCTCAAAACGCTCTCTTAAATTAA
- a CDS encoding YceI family protein produces MKSFLKLTLAFFLSLSFAHAKEFVTDVTHSHVGFSVKHMMISNVKGNFNAYTSEIEFDAEKKVFTKLNAKIDASSIDTGVTKRDEHLRSADFFDVEKFKTIEFVMTAMKENKIYGKLTMHGVTKDIVLSSQIHGLVKDFQGNQRIGFSLEGKLNRKDFGLTWNKILEGGGLTVDDMVNLSIEIEAIAL; encoded by the coding sequence ATGAAATCTTTTCTTAAGCTCACGCTTGCCTTCTTCCTTAGTCTCTCTTTTGCGCATGCTAAAGAGTTTGTTACCGATGTTACCCATTCGCATGTCGGCTTTTCTGTCAAACATATGATGATCTCAAATGTCAAAGGGAATTTCAACGCCTATACCAGTGAAATTGAGTTTGACGCAGAAAAAAAAGTTTTTACAAAACTCAATGCCAAAATTGATGCTTCTTCCATTGATACAGGGGTTACTAAACGCGATGAGCATCTTCGAAGTGCCGACTTTTTTGATGTTGAAAAATTTAAAACCATTGAGTTTGTTATGACAGCCATGAAAGAGAATAAAATCTATGGCAAGTTGACCATGCACGGTGTCACAAAAGATATTGTCTTAAGCTCACAAATCCACGGTCTTGTAAAAGATTTTCAAGGTAACCAAAGAATCGGCTTTAGCTTAGAAGGCAAACTAAATCGCAAAGATTTTGGTCTTACATGGAATAAAATTTTAGAAGGTGGTGGGCTTACCGTTGATGATATGGTAAACCTTTCCATAGAAATTGAAGCCATCGCTTTATAA
- a CDS encoding IMPACT family protein, with protein MQTVHQLFFTTIEEKKSTFHAFLCPIDAMESLHVTLKNEHPKAAHIVWAKRYFNEFRQIVENNSDDGEPKGTSGPPVLNVMRGVELVEVGLLIVRYFGGIKLGTGGLVRAYGSSAKEVIAAATLTPFVFKEILTCKTAYPLVPRFEHYALQHTLHVKERLFESDGVVWKLEISEAQKKEFLDFASLFEREGFSVL; from the coding sequence GTGCAAACGGTTCATCAGCTTTTTTTTACAACAATAGAGGAAAAAAAATCAACATTTCATGCTTTTTTGTGCCCTATAGATGCGATGGAATCTTTACATGTAACGCTTAAAAATGAGCACCCCAAAGCCGCACATATTGTCTGGGCAAAGCGCTATTTTAATGAGTTTCGCCAAATTGTTGAGAACAACTCCGATGATGGTGAACCCAAAGGCACTTCTGGTCCTCCTGTTTTAAATGTCATGCGTGGGGTTGAATTGGTTGAAGTGGGCTTATTGATTGTGCGTTATTTTGGGGGAATTAAATTAGGAACAGGTGGGTTGGTTAGAGCGTATGGAAGCAGTGCCAAAGAGGTGATTGCCGCTGCAACCCTGACTCCTTTTGTCTTTAAAGAAATCCTTACATGTAAAACAGCTTATCCTTTGGTTCCTCGTTTTGAGCATTATGCATTACAGCATACGTTACATGTAAAAGAGCGTTTGTTTGAAAGCGATGGAGTGGTGTGGAAACTTGAGATAAGCGAAGCCCAAAAAAAAGAGTTTTTGGATTTCGCTTCTTTGTTTGAAAGAGAGGGGTTTAGCGTTTTATAA
- a CDS encoding ABC transporter ATP-binding protein, giving the protein MGYVQLENVETDFCLKDVNLSIKRGEFVVIMGHSGAGKSTILNVLAGFIEHHGKLYIDGKLFNGVPTQKREMGYLHQDIHLFPNLNVFENIAFGLRAKKYRKENIHNEVNQMLQMLKISHLATRYPKNLSGGERQRVGIARAIITKPKVLLLDEPLSSLDSKTAEEIRNELKMLHQKLELTIVYVTHNIMDTQMLAQKVVAIENGRIIDSKI; this is encoded by the coding sequence ATGGGCTATGTACAATTAGAGAATGTTGAAACAGACTTTTGTTTAAAAGATGTGAACCTTAGCATTAAAAGAGGTGAATTTGTTGTCATCATGGGACATTCAGGGGCTGGGAAAAGTACAATCCTAAATGTTTTGGCTGGATTTATAGAACATCATGGCAAGCTCTACATTGATGGCAAGCTTTTTAATGGTGTGCCGACTCAAAAGAGGGAGATGGGTTACTTGCATCAAGACATTCATCTTTTCCCCAATTTGAATGTTTTTGAGAATATCGCTTTTGGATTAAGGGCAAAAAAGTATCGTAAGGAAAATATCCATAACGAAGTGAATCAAATGCTACAGATGCTTAAAATCTCTCATTTAGCAACACGGTATCCTAAAAACCTTAGTGGCGGAGAGAGACAAAGGGTTGGAATTGCTCGGGCAATTATTACAAAGCCAAAAGTATTGCTACTAGACGAGCCACTTTCCAGTTTGGATTCTAAGACAGCAGAAGAGATTAGGAATGAGCTAAAAATGTTGCATCAAAAGCTAGAGCTGACAATCGTTTATGTAACACATAACATAATGGATACCCAGATGTTGGCTCAAAAAGTTGTAGCAATTGAAAATGGTAGAATTATTGATAGTAAAATTTAG
- a CDS encoding ABC transporter permease, with protein MMKIAHYLLLKSPIVICIIIWEIAGRLAHSPMLPSFSQVLMEAYHLIKGGILVPNLMDSFMRVVVGYFIGGLLGIIVGSLMGLYKTIEISLKPLISMLLPIPTLGWLPLMMLWIGISEMLPIVLIFICAFFPVAYATLLGIKETPQAFINTAKSLGASKFYIFFKIILPLASPSIFTGLRLEAGMVWKTVLAAEMFAIPTGIGALMINAESLIRIDIIMVGLITLAIMSFGFERLIYKIEAVTTAQWR; from the coding sequence ATGATGAAAATAGCACACTATCTTTTACTAAAAAGTCCTATCGTTATTTGCATTATTATTTGGGAGATTGCAGGAAGATTGGCTCATTCTCCCATGCTTCCTTCCTTTTCTCAAGTGCTCATGGAAGCGTACCATCTTATTAAAGGTGGGATTTTGGTACCTAATCTTATGGATTCTTTCATGAGGGTTGTTGTGGGGTATTTTATCGGAGGGTTGTTGGGAATTATCGTAGGTTCTTTAATGGGGCTATATAAAACGATTGAAATTTCCCTAAAACCACTTATAAGTATGTTGCTTCCTATACCAACGCTAGGATGGTTGCCTTTGATGATGCTTTGGATTGGCATTAGTGAAATGCTACCCATAGTGCTCATTTTTATCTGTGCTTTTTTCCCCGTCGCTTATGCAACGCTACTGGGGATTAAAGAAACTCCACAAGCGTTCATTAATACTGCAAAATCCTTAGGCGCTTCAAAATTTTACATTTTTTTTAAAATCATTCTTCCTCTTGCATCTCCTTCTATTTTTACAGGATTGCGACTTGAGGCGGGTATGGTTTGGAAGACAGTTTTAGCGGCTGAAATGTTTGCAATACCAACAGGCATAGGCGCATTGATGATTAATGCTGAGAGTTTAATTCGGATTGATATTATCATGGTTGGATTAATAACATTGGCGATTATGAGTTTTGGTTTTGAGCGATTGATTTACAAGATAGAAGCGGTTACAACGGCACAGTGGAGATGA
- a CDS encoding ABC transporter substrate-binding protein: protein MKRVLFLLVFIASMVMANEGEKTDLRFAVEYTSHATSYYYGEAKGLFEENGIHITDVKVYVSGAGVATAFAKEHFDVAYMCLVPAISTYANGGVPIKIIAGTHKDGYGVVVNASKIKTLQDLEKDGVKIAVGPKGTVTSFIQEVLIEKGNFDKTKVQKNFVTMNASKQIMSLQAGLVDAIIVPEHFVTLAASLPGMKMLVKSQELWKDLQGSVIVVSDSMVKQYPKTIEKIKKINQQAIDEINQDNNEASKIVAKNLNVYQDRIKAETKSPSIDLSVTPQIAKGSIENLILTSDISVEAVQEVIDKMAQYGFIRESFDAKEILVLDK, encoded by the coding sequence ATGAAAAGAGTGCTTTTTTTGCTTGTTTTTATAGCGTCAATGGTGATGGCAAATGAGGGAGAAAAAACAGATTTACGCTTTGCGGTAGAATATACCAGTCATGCTACTTCATACTATTACGGTGAGGCAAAAGGTTTATTTGAGGAAAATGGTATTCATATCACAGATGTCAAAGTTTATGTCAGTGGTGCTGGAGTTGCTACTGCTTTTGCCAAAGAGCATTTTGATGTGGCGTATATGTGTCTTGTTCCAGCCATCAGTACCTATGCGAATGGTGGCGTGCCAATAAAGATTATTGCAGGCACACATAAAGATGGTTACGGAGTGGTTGTCAATGCGTCTAAAATCAAAACACTTCAAGATCTTGAAAAGGACGGCGTAAAGATAGCCGTAGGTCCTAAGGGCACTGTAACAAGTTTTATTCAGGAAGTATTGATTGAAAAAGGGAATTTTGATAAAACAAAGGTGCAAAAAAACTTTGTAACCATGAATGCCTCTAAGCAAATAATGTCGCTCCAAGCAGGTCTTGTTGATGCCATCATTGTTCCAGAACACTTTGTCACGCTTGCGGCAAGTTTACCAGGGATGAAGATGCTGGTGAAGAGCCAAGAACTTTGGAAAGATCTTCAAGGAAGTGTTATCGTTGTTTCGGATAGCATGGTAAAGCAGTATCCTAAAACGATAGAAAAAATCAAAAAAATCAATCAACAAGCGATTGATGAAATCAATCAAGATAACAATGAAGCCTCAAAAATCGTAGCTAAAAATTTGAATGTGTATCAAGATAGAATCAAGGCAGAAACAAAGTCTCCAAGCATTGACTTGAGCGTCACTCCCCAAATCGCTAAAGGTTCTATAGAAAATTTGATTCTCACCTCCGATATTTCCGTCGAGGCAGTGCAGGAAGTGATTGATAAAATGGCGCAATATGGTTTTATTAGAGAATCATTTGACGCAAAAGAGATTCTCGTTTTAGACAAATAA
- a CDS encoding sulfite exporter TauE/SafE family protein gives MSHPPLFASSLVLYVSGSVAGFFIGAIAAILGVAGGEFIIPTIMILYGLDAKVAGNLSLCISLPTMLVAFFRYSQSDQFRQMLMHKSFVIWMILGSLVGSIMGAILLKWVNSEVLVFLLGIILSISAFKVFYHTKSVM, from the coding sequence TTGTCTCATCCCCCTCTTTTTGCTTCTTCTTTGGTATTGTATGTGAGTGGCAGTGTTGCAGGATTTTTTATAGGTGCGATTGCTGCCATTTTAGGTGTGGCAGGAGGGGAGTTTATCATTCCAACCATCATGATTTTGTATGGTTTGGACGCCAAAGTAGCAGGTAATCTCTCTTTGTGCATTAGCTTACCAACGATGCTTGTAGCCTTTTTCCGTTATTCCCAAAGTGATCAATTTAGGCAAATGTTAATGCATAAATCCTTTGTGATATGGATGATTTTGGGATCATTGGTAGGCTCCATTATGGGTGCAATTTTACTGAAATGGGTCAATTCTGAGGTGTTGGTGTTTCTCTTGGGTATCATTTTGAGCATTTCCGCATTTAAAGTTTTTTATCATACAAAGAGTGTTATGTAA
- a CDS encoding TSUP family transporter: MQTYAQKKLSLSFLGGLLVGSLGGLIGLGGAEFRLPLLVGFFGFSTVVAIIINKITSLSVVLSSFIARSNVIGLESVVMHYDVIINVLAGSLVGAYAGAHYVCTINDKVLHRIILVVLVALAMGMLLLGGGMEACLIPLFLLLLWYCM, encoded by the coding sequence ATGCAAACGTACGCCCAAAAAAAATTATCACTTTCCTTTTTGGGAGGACTTTTGGTTGGAAGTTTAGGCGGGTTGATAGGGCTAGGCGGTGCTGAGTTTCGACTTCCTTTGTTGGTGGGTTTTTTTGGTTTTAGCACCGTTGTTGCCATTATTATCAATAAAATAACCTCTTTATCGGTTGTTCTAAGTTCGTTTATTGCACGCTCTAATGTGATAGGGCTAGAGAGTGTGGTGATGCATTATGATGTTATTATCAATGTTTTAGCAGGAAGTCTTGTGGGAGCCTATGCTGGGGCGCATTATGTATGCACTATCAACGACAAAGTGTTGCATCGAATTATTTTGGTTGTATTGGTGGCATTGGCTATGGGTATGCTGTTACTAGGTGGGGGCATGGAAGCTTGTCTCATCCCCCTCTTTTTGCTTCTTCTTTGGTATTGTATGTGA
- a CDS encoding sulfate/molybdate ABC transporter ATP-binding protein yields the protein MLEVSVQKKLQGAYGVIDFDVTCKVSKGEFWTVFGESGIGKTTLLRMIAGLEVPDSGTIVMDGETWFDASAHINLPPQKRRVGFVFQNYALFEHMSVLDNLLFAQSSKDKIKAQSILEVMGILVLQDRMPSTLSGGQRQRIALARAIAQEPRVLLLDEPLSALDALTRSRLQDELRKTHELFNLASLMVSHDRSEVFKLSDKVLWIKEGKSFAQGSPKEVFMPHSSSSKFSFEGEILLIEKRDVIYVATIGIGHSIVEVVVDEDEVEGLHVGDVISVSTKAFAPIIKKGR from the coding sequence ATGCTTGAAGTATCGGTGCAAAAAAAGCTTCAAGGCGCTTATGGTGTGATTGATTTTGATGTTACATGTAAAGTCTCAAAAGGGGAATTTTGGACGGTTTTTGGAGAATCAGGCATCGGTAAAACAACGCTTCTTCGCATGATTGCAGGGCTTGAAGTGCCAGATAGTGGTACGATTGTGATGGATGGAGAAACATGGTTTGATGCAAGTGCACACATCAATCTACCCCCTCAAAAACGCCGTGTTGGATTTGTGTTTCAAAACTATGCTTTGTTTGAGCATATGAGTGTTTTGGATAACCTTTTGTTTGCCCAAAGCTCTAAAGATAAAATCAAAGCACAGTCTATCTTGGAGGTGATGGGTATTTTAGTCCTTCAAGATAGAATGCCAAGTACGCTCTCAGGAGGGCAGCGGCAACGCATCGCATTGGCGCGTGCCATTGCACAAGAGCCTCGTGTTTTACTGCTCGATGAGCCTCTCTCTGCGCTTGATGCGCTCACCCGTTCACGCTTGCAAGATGAGCTTCGTAAAACCCATGAACTTTTCAACCTTGCTTCTTTGATGGTGTCGCATGACCGTAGTGAGGTGTTTAAGCTCTCCGATAAGGTGTTATGGATAAAAGAGGGAAAGAGTTTTGCGCAAGGTAGCCCTAAAGAGGTTTTTATGCCCCACAGTAGCTCGAGTAAATTCTCCTTTGAGGGCGAGATACTTTTGATTGAAAAACGCGATGTGATTTATGTAGCGACGATTGGGATTGGGCATAGCATCGTCGAAGTGGTGGTTGATGAGGATGAGGTAGAGGGCTTACATGTAGGCGATGTGATTAGTGTCAGCACCAAAGCGTTTGCGCCTATCATTAAAAAAGGTCGATAA
- the modB gene encoding molybdate ABC transporter permease subunit has protein sequence MSIEALLSPVFWEPFILTLKLAFLTTVCLFLVGIPVAYALVFAKMRYKPLYEAAIAMPLVLPPSVLGFYFLLAFSKNGFLGSFWNDIFGHQLAFHFDGLVIGSIIFSFPFMVHPLMNGFKNIDTFQIEAAYTMGKSKLQTLFAVMLPAMKPSLITGGIISFAHTVGEFGVVLMIGGNIDGETKVASIAIYNEVEALNYSAAHAYSLILFAFSFFVLWLVYQKLGQEVKGSFNA, from the coding sequence ATGAGCATCGAAGCACTGTTAAGTCCCGTTTTTTGGGAACCCTTTATCTTGACCTTAAAGTTGGCATTTTTGACAACGGTGTGTCTGTTTCTTGTGGGTATTCCTGTTGCGTACGCACTGGTCTTTGCTAAAATGCGTTACAAACCCCTTTATGAGGCGGCTATCGCCATGCCTTTGGTGCTTCCGCCTTCCGTTTTAGGATTTTATTTTCTTTTGGCGTTTAGTAAAAATGGCTTTTTAGGTTCATTTTGGAACGATATTTTCGGGCATCAATTAGCCTTTCATTTTGATGGTTTGGTCATTGGCTCGATTATTTTTAGTTTTCCTTTTATGGTGCACCCTTTGATGAATGGTTTTAAAAACATAGACACCTTTCAAATCGAAGCGGCTTACACGATGGGAAAAAGTAAACTTCAAACGCTTTTTGCCGTGATGTTACCTGCTATGAAGCCCTCACTTATTACAGGTGGGATTATCTCTTTTGCCCATACAGTCGGTGAATTTGGGGTTGTTTTGATGATTGGGGGTAATATTGATGGGGAGACAAAAGTGGCTTCGATTGCCATTTACAATGAAGTTGAAGCGCTTAATTATTCGGCCGCTCACGCTTATTCGCTTATCTTATTTGCTTTTTCTTTTTTTGTATTGTGGCTGGTGTATCAAAAGTTAGGACAAGAGGTCAAAGGAAGTTTCAATGCTTGA
- a CDS encoding TOBE domain-containing protein has protein sequence MNSIEATIQSIESVEGIARIVLDKEGKKLTAITLELPSSLHVGSVCRVLFKETEVGLAKNLCGAISFSNRFKGCVKELKKGALLSRILVGVESDVIASIVTTHAIAQLALEVGDEVEVLIKATEVSLEVIA, from the coding sequence ATGAATAGCATTGAAGCAACCATCCAATCCATTGAAAGCGTTGAGGGCATCGCTCGCATCGTTTTGGATAAAGAGGGAAAAAAGCTCACCGCCATTACGCTGGAGCTTCCCTCTTCTTTACATGTAGGAAGTGTCTGTCGAGTTTTATTTAAAGAGACAGAGGTAGGACTTGCTAAAAATCTTTGCGGAGCAATTAGTTTTTCCAACCGTTTCAAAGGGTGTGTAAAAGAGCTGAAAAAAGGGGCACTGCTTTCACGCATACTCGTAGGTGTGGAGAGTGATGTCATTGCCTCCATCGTTACCACACACGCCATAGCGCAATTAGCCCTTGAAGTAGGGGATGAGGTTGAAGTCCTCATTAAAGCCACGGAAGTTTCGCTGGAGGTTATTGCATGA
- the modA gene encoding molybdate ABC transporter substrate-binding protein: MLKILMASVVLVASLLAGEVKITAAANLVYAFKEMQALFEKENPGDKVSIAFGSTGKAYTQIVNGAPYNLYFAADMGYVQKLEAQGLTATQPKPYAYGRIGLWARKDSGIDVSKGMQALLDAKVKKVAIADPSHAPYGVAAVNALKSQAYYDAFKDRLVLGENVSQAAQFIHSGAAEIGILPLSLGIADAMTKEGNFYLMPGNWHNDIIQGYALLHKGKDNPVAQKFEIFVATPQARAIFKKYGFVLPNE, translated from the coding sequence ATGTTGAAAATTTTGATGGCGAGTGTGGTTTTGGTTGCAAGTTTGCTTGCAGGGGAAGTTAAGATAACGGCTGCGGCGAATTTGGTGTATGCGTTTAAAGAGATGCAAGCCTTATTTGAAAAAGAAAATCCAGGTGATAAAGTCTCCATTGCATTTGGTTCAACGGGTAAAGCTTACACGCAAATCGTGAATGGTGCGCCTTATAATCTCTATTTTGCTGCCGACATGGGCTATGTGCAAAAACTAGAAGCTCAAGGTTTAACCGCAACACAACCAAAACCTTACGCCTATGGTCGCATAGGACTTTGGGCTCGTAAAGATAGTGGTATTGATGTTAGTAAAGGGATGCAAGCACTTTTGGATGCTAAGGTTAAAAAAGTGGCAATAGCTGATCCTTCTCATGCCCCTTATGGCGTAGCAGCAGTCAATGCACTTAAATCTCAAGCGTATTACGATGCGTTCAAAGATAGGCTTGTTCTTGGCGAAAATGTTTCACAAGCGGCGCAATTTATCCATAGTGGTGCAGCGGAAATTGGTATTTTACCGCTTTCACTGGGTATTGCAGATGCGATGACCAAAGAGGGTAATTTTTATCTCATGCCTGGCAATTGGCATAATGACATCATTCAAGGTTATGCTCTACTTCACAAAGGTAAAGATAATCCTGTTGCACAAAAATTTGAAATATTTGTCGCAACACCTCAGGCACGCGCTATTTTTAAAAAATACGGTTTTGTATTGCCCAATGAATAG
- a CDS encoding D-alanyl-D-alanine carboxypeptidase family protein, translating to MPKKFLSLLWGACLISSSLSANYLDKETADRIRKNTDAIIAKDLNTKELIFSKDEQKINQPASLTKIMTAILAIESGRMNDIVTITREMIQVEPTKAGLRIGEKFYLRDLVKAAMVMSANDAAMSIGVYLGDGNVENFVVKMNKKAKAMGMKNTNFTNPCGFDIGNHYSTALDLLKMSEYAIKNNQFNEMAKLKRHDFTAINTKRAYAAYTHNKLLNNYKYAVGIKTGYTQKAGPCLIARAKNGNKDVLVVMLNSEQRWKDIRTIFEDVLPQITENRAVAPTKKIVTPKQKAPKKTQKKKTQNA from the coding sequence ATGCCTAAAAAATTTTTATCACTCTTATGGGGTGCATGCTTAATCAGTAGTAGCCTAAGCGCAAATTATCTTGATAAAGAGACAGCCGATAGAATCCGCAAAAATACCGACGCTATTATTGCCAAAGATTTAAATACCAAAGAATTAATTTTTTCCAAAGATGAGCAAAAAATAAACCAACCTGCTAGCCTTACAAAAATTATGACCGCTATATTGGCGATAGAAAGTGGCAGGATGAACGATATTGTAACTATCACACGAGAGATGATTCAAGTAGAACCTACCAAAGCAGGCCTTAGAATTGGAGAAAAATTTTACTTAAGAGATTTGGTCAAAGCAGCGATGGTCATGTCAGCCAATGATGCAGCGATGAGCATTGGTGTCTATTTGGGTGATGGTAATGTTGAAAACTTTGTTGTAAAAATGAATAAAAAAGCCAAAGCCATGGGCATGAAAAACACTAATTTTACCAATCCCTGTGGCTTTGACATTGGAAACCACTACTCCACCGCACTAGACCTTTTAAAAATGAGTGAATATGCTATTAAAAATAACCAATTTAATGAAATGGCGAAACTCAAACGTCACGATTTTACTGCTATAAACACCAAACGTGCCTATGCCGCATACACACACAATAAACTTCTTAATAACTACAAATACGCTGTTGGCATCAAAACAGGCTATACCCAAAAAGCAGGTCCTTGTTTAATAGCAAGAGCTAAAAACGGTAACAAAGATGTTTTAGTCGTTATGCTAAACTCCGAACAGCGATGGAAAGATATTCGCACTATTTTTGAAGACGTCCTACCTCAAATCACAGAAAATAGAGCCGTAGCACCCACAAAAAAAATTGTAACACCTAAGCAAAAAGCCCCTAAAAAAACACAAAAAAAGAAAACACAAAACGCTTAG